The genomic window ATCTCCCATCCCGTTGCTTTGGGCTGCCaactttttcttaattaaaaacaacCCCTCTCTCTTCCCCATGTTCAAACCATAGCTACATCCTGCCAAGAGCCCTGCAGCCAAGAGGGCTGACAGTCTCCTGAGACCACAACGCTGCTCTAATCCAGCTTCTAAGGAGCACTTGTGACCAATGCAGCACACACTCTGCCCCTAGGAGCTAGGAGCATCACCTCGTGGCGCACCAACCCTTGCCGTTCGATCTGAGAGCTTAAAGGTTAGCCTGGACCCCAGGTCTCCTGTCTGACAGTGTGATGTGCTTTCCACACAGCTTCCAGACTGGCCCACTGGTCTGTTGTGTAATAGTTTTGTGGAGAAAACCATAAGTGTTATGCTTAAAGCAATAAGTCACTTAAACATAATGAGCTGTTTTAtgacgaaaaaaaaaaaaaatttgctgagTTCTTCTGTGTCACTGAATTCTTTTAACTGCAGTTTGTAAtccagagcagaaaaacaaagggTTTGTCTTTGCCTGTCAGATGGCACTGAGCTGCCTCTCTGCCCTGTTGTGTGTTCAGATCCAAGGTGCCATCATCATGTCTTCGCTGATCGAGGTGGTGAtcgggctgctggggctgcccggGGCCCTGCTGCGCTACATCGGCCCACTGACCATCACCCCCACCGTGGCCCTCATCGGCCTCTCGGGcttccaggctgctggggagagAGCTGGCAAGCACTGGGGCATCGCCATGCTGTGAGTACCCCCCTTTCctgctgggcaggcagagatttggggtgccagggaggaggcagctcagctgcgtcagtgctgctggtgcagaGAAGCACCATGAGAAACACCAAGAGTCTGGATGAGGTCAGCTGGAAATGTGGGAAtaagggcagagcagctcaggggaGTTGCCTGAAGCTTTTCtctgggaagaaatccttctctgggagggtggggaggcctcagagcagctgtgggtgcccctggaagtgcccaaggccaggttggacagggcttggagcaccctgggatagtgaaagatgtccctgcccatggctccTTCATGGacctggatgggctttaaggttccttccaacccaaaccattccatgatagTGTGAACTcgaggagagaggaaaggacaGTGGCCAAAAATGAGGTGTGGAGAGCAGAATTTTATAAAGCAGGAGTTGGTCTGGAAGCCATTGGCTGGCTGGAGTTCAGTGCTGTAGAAAAGATGATttagcagagcagcagagagatgAAATGCAGTGAACAATTTGTATttctgggctggcactgcctgtttcctcccctgcagcagcaggtaaaTCCCACTGGTGGTGCTGGTTCCTCTGCCATCTGTACTGGTTTGCTTACCTGTGCCCAAGAGAAACTCATTGGTGTGATGGCAAAGGGCACAAGCATTCCATAAACACCACCAGAGGCTGAGCCATGAGCAGAGAGGTTCCTGCCAGGGGACAAAAAGGCTTTTAGAGGGAATTTCAGGGCCTGAGGCGTGTGTGCCATCAGCTGTAGGAGccagagaaatgaaagaatgaaaaggaaTCAGTGAGGGAAATGAAGAGAAGGCAAAAGCTCCACGTGTGGGTAAGCAGCCAAATTCAGAGGCTGGGGACCCCATTTTAGGGAGAAAAGAGGCTGAAGGAGTTCCATGTGCAGCACCcactgtgctggctctgggagcaggaggaatgCCTTGATGAGATCAGATTGTGATCTCACTAATCTGTTTGCACGGTGCTTTGAACATGTAAAGTATTCTGTAAGTGCAGCTTATGATTAAAAGGGCTCTTTAATTCTCTTTTATCTCGCATGTTGGCATCGTGAGTATTTTTGTGATTCTGTTGTGTTAAGCAGCTGGTCCAAAGGAACGTTTTATTTGTCTGTAAAACAAATTCTCTGCGAGTTGGGGCTAACGTTAAATGAATCAAGCAGATCTTTGAATTGGACATGGAAACGTGTAATTAAAGTTGACATTTTtgcagatggaaagaaaaataaatcaattcaGGAGCAGGATTTAAATGGTACCCAGTCAATAAAGTATTTCTGGGTTCTGCCATGCAAAAATGTGCACTGGATTGTTGGAAACGACTCCACAGCTCTGGGGAACCACTCAGAAGTGACTCCAGCTCTGTGGGATGTGGCTCCTGGAGTTGTCCTGGCTGCTCTGATGAGATCAAGGTCCTGGATttctccctggccctgcagaaTCAGCTGGGGGCCTCTGGGAACTGATTGTCCATGTTGGATAGGATTCCCAATTTCCTGACTTGTTCCATGGGTGCTTCACTCCCTCAGACATTTGCATTTTTGATATTTGTGAAGAGAGAATTATTGCTGAGTTGGGCTTTGCCTGTTCATCCAGATTTTACTGGGGCATTCAAGGGTCTGGGGCTGTTTCACAGCCAATAGAACAGTCATTGCAATCATtgaatattgtattttttacaGCTCTGTACTGAGTCAAATCCAAAGTCCCCAGGGGTGGTGTGTGAGGGAGGGGAGCCCctggtggatttttggggagaTTCTGGGTTTTCCTGCATGGAAAAGGTgtgccttttgcttttcttctggaCTGCTGAGGGCTGTAAATGCCCCTCCTTTTCCTGGAgactgggggaaagaaaaactgGTTTGTGTCTGATCCGGGGCAGAAGAGAGGCTGAaaatcctctttttatttttgaagtcaGCTGATAAAAACATCATCTCAGATTTCAGCAGAGCTTTGCTTCTTCAGACAGCTCCGGTCTTTGGGAGGCCctttcagagcagagctgggttgAGAATTGAGAATTTCTTGTTCAGAATTGAGCAGCGTGCCCAGGCTTCTGATTTTTCAGGGCAGTGGGGGCTTATTTTagctgtaaaaaataatttttaatgtatagAGGAGCTTGGCAGTTTCACTGGCAGGGGGAAATGAAGAATAATTGAGACATCTAATACTGGTGAGCTGCACTTGTAGCAAATCTTGGGGCTTGGGCTCCGTTCTGCTTCATTTGCAGCTAAATAATGAAagattcatattaaaaaaaaaaaaaaaaaaaaaagggttctgAAGAACAGGAAAATTTCCCTGACAGAAGTTTCCTCAAGTGCTTTGGAGCTTCATGcaaattttgaaatgtaaaaattgctgtacacagccctgcagtttttctgtttcttgccaggggctggcagcaagTTTTGTGCTTTAAAGAGCAGCCCTGGACCACAGGTGGGGtttgggaggaaaggaggggcAGCAGAGGAATTTTAACTGAAATCTCCCTTCAGTCTGTCCCTGATTCATTTtatctgcctgcagctgctgagtttTGCAGCACTGTAGAATTCAAATTCTGTTTTGGCATTTGaggaataataattttaatcatTTTGCTGCCTTGTCGTCTGCTAAAATTGAAAATCTGCATTTATGTTCTATGTCCAAAGGGTCTGAAGAGGTTTGTGCCAAAAAGAATTTATCATATATTGGTGCTAATGACATTTCTCCCTTGtcccaccctcctcctcctcctttttttcctcaggactATTTTCCTAGTATTGCTGTTTTCCCAGTATGCCAGAAATGTCAAATTTCCCTTGCCCATTTATAAATCCAAGAAAGGATGGACAGCATACAGGCTGCAGCTTTTCAAGATGTTCCCTGTAAGTCATTGAACTTGTTCTTccttaggcaaaaaaaaaaaaaaaaaaaaatctgggttttttggggggggctgATGttcttggttttgatttttcttcacaACAGAATACTCACAAAGGCGAGATAAAAGCTCAGATGGCTTTATTGGAAATGCCATGGGTCATTGGCCAAAGGAAATATTCAGGTTTTTTGATGATTGGTTTTAAGGTATTTATAGTTCAGCATGGTAAAAAGTTGATAGGTTAAGAAATGTTTGTAGTGTTTtgtaatgaagaaataatttttgggttttagtTGTGATGTCTTGAATTataatatttgtttgtttttttttttaatgagattgAAAAcggaataaaagttttttaaatgttctttggttattttatttttgggttaGACAAAGGGTATTGTCCAACAAATTAGACAAAACACTATAAACATTATATAGGTATATAATATTATAACACTATACTATAAGTACCTTAAAACCAATCATCTAAAACCACCCCTCATAAATCCTACTGCAATACATCTTCCATAATTCTAGTTCTCCAAAACATCTGATCTTATTTACAAAACCatcctttaaaatgtttttccaactccatttctctctcaacatcTATCCTCCTCCATAACATTTCTAAATCAACATTTATCTCAAAGTAAATGTAGTATGTAAATAGTGTGTATTTTACATACTATTTACATACAGTATCTATATATTGTGTGTATTTTACATGCATACAGTATATCTATGTATTTTACATACTATTTACATTCAGTATCTACATGTAGTATGTATTTTACATACAAATACATACAGTAtctatatataatatgtattttaCATACTACTGATATACAATAtctatatatagtatatattttACATACTATTTGCATACATTATCTATATATTTTACATACTATATACATACagtatatataatatgtatttgacataaatacatacaatatttatatataatatgtattttaCATGCTATTTACATACAGTATATATAGTATGTATTTTACATACGATTTACATGCAGTATCTATATATGGTATGCATTTTACATACCAACCCATACCATATCAACCTTCTATCACACCCTAAAAGCTCTCCACCAATCCAGTTACCCCAGCTCAggctcccagctgtgcagcacacCCCGAGTGGGAGCTGCGAGCTCGTTCAGCACCCTCTGTGCTCCTGTCCCCCAGATCATCCTGATTTATTTATCTGCTCCTGTCCCCCACATCATCCTGATTTACCTGCTCCTGTCCCACATTTCATCCTGGTTCACCTGCTGTGTCCCCCAGATCACCCTGATTCACCTGCTCGTGTCCCCCAGATCACCCTGATTTACCTGCTGGTGTCCCCCACACCATCCTGATTTATGTATCTGCTCGTGTCCCCCATTTCATCCTGATTTACCTGCTCATGTCCCCTACATCACCCTGATTCACCTGCTGTGTGCCCCAGATCATCCTGATTCACCTGCTCCTGTCCCCCAGACCATCCTGATTTATTTATCTGCTTGTATTCCCAGATCATCCTGGCCATCCTGGtgtcctggctgctgtgctTCATCTTCACGGTGACGGACGTGTTCCCCCCGGACAGCTCCAAGTACGGCTTCTACGCGCGCACGGACGCGCGCCGCGGCGTGCTGCTGGTGGCCCCCTGGTTCAAGGTGCCCTACCCCTGTAAGTGTGTGCTcccaggagcccagcagggTCCTTGCTCAGgttccacagctctgctggctctgtctGAGCTGCACTCCATAGCCCTGGTTCcccaggagcccagcagggTCATTCCTCTGGTTCCCCAGAACCCAGCAGTGTTATTCCCcctgttccagggctctgctggctctctCTCAGTGGTTTATTCCAAAGCCCTGGTTCcccaggagcccagcagggTCATTCCTCTGGTTCCCCAGAACCCAGCAGTGTTATTCCTCCTgttccacagctctgctggctctgtctCAGTGGTTTATTCCATAGCCCTGGTTctccaggagcccagcagggTCATTCCTCTGGTTCCCCAGAACCCAGCAGTGTTATCCCCcctgttccagggctctgctggctctctCTCAGTGGTTTATTCCATAGCCCTGGTTCCCCAGAacccagcagtgccattccccttgttccagagctctgctggctctgtctGTGGTTTATTCCATAGTCCTGATTCcccaggagcccagcagggTCATTCCTCTGGTTCCCCAGAACCCAGCAGTGTTATTCCCcctgttccagggctctgctggctctctCAGTGGTGCCCTCCACAGCCTTTGGGTGGTGGATGATCcgtccctggcagtgtcccaggctgggcagggcttggagcagcctgggacagtgggaggggtcCCTACTCATGGCTCTGGAGGGCCCCTCCCagtccaaaccattccacagtTCCAGCACACACCACTCTCATTGCCTGCTGGtggtttttccttgttttcctcttcagctgctgccttaAGGTCTCACCCAAGGAAGGCTGAGGTTCTGAAGCTGCAATTTGCAGGATTGATCTGGGTGACTCTCCTGATAACAAGTGACTGGAGCTATAAGGTGGAATCCAAGGGCTGGCTGATTTATCAGTCCTTGGCAATGCTGTTGATGTTACACAGTGCCAGGGACAGGTTTTTACAGCTCTGCTGAAGTCACTGACTCTCATTGTCTGAAGAATCACTTCTGTGGGGAGttcctcccagcctgctgcactTCCCTGCTCCAAACACACCCATTCCTGGACGAGCACAACTGTTCATGGCAGAAAAATGCCCTGACTTGCCAAGGCAGTGCTGGCACGGGCAAGTCAGAGAATGCCAGGCCCTGCTTATCAGAGGgcaatgaaattatttacagGAGAGCACCAAACACTTCACACAACGTTCTGGGTGCATTTTAATGTTGGCCACCTCTAAGTTTAAAGATGGTACAGCTGGTTCACCCTTCAGAAATGAGCAGGTTAATTAGGAAATATTATTCTTTTAGAATAGAAATACAGGAATTATCAGCTGTGCCACCACGTTGTGATGAGGCAGCTTCGTTGTGGTTTTCCATATGCTCTGGTTCTTAAAAGAAACCACTTCTAAAGCAGCAGATGAAGAACAGAAGCTTTtgggaaagaagaggaggaaaacttCTCCACCCTGATCAGCCCATTTGTATTTGTAAGGTTCATTCACTCTTGTGACTGAAGATCCCTTTGTTGCAGAAGGCTCATCTATTTCAAAGAGATAAAAGCTTCAAGGCAGTTGCTGTGGAAAACCTGCCAGGCTTTTCTGCAGGCTTAAattaatcttattttctctaCTACAAAAATTTGGAGCTGGGAGGTGTTTGTGCAGTGATCAGAGCTGGTGGTTGTCATCCTCTTTGGTCCACTAAACTTGTGACCAAAGTGAGTTTTTGGAGCAATAATAATGCAGTGGCATTTGCCTCACTGGCCAGGATTGTTTTCTCACAAGCTGTAGCTCAAATTCCTGATTCCTGaacaggaggaatttttttttttttcagtagggTTTTATAGTTCTCTGGGACTTTTCCAAGTGTGATCAAAGCAGTTGGTTTGGCGGTTTTTCCTTCGCTCCTTTCATCTCCTTGAACTCGCCAGACTGTGTTAGAATGAAGGGAGTTTGTTGTTCCCACCAAAGATAAATAAACAGtgcctggggcagtgctgggcactgggcaggCCCCCCTCAATCCCAGGGTCACTTCTGGCCCCTCAGgacaaggacatggaggggctggagcgtgtccaggaAGGGAATGGAactgggaaaggggctggagccccaagaggagctgagggagctgggaaaggggctcagggggagaaaaggggatCAGGGGGaacttctggctctgcacaactccctgccaggaggggacagctggggtggatttgggatcTTATCCCAAATGGGGATAAGGGACCCAGGAGGATTttagggaacagggacaggaggagagggaacggccccaggctgtgccaggggagggccaggttggataTTGGGGAATATTTCTTGCCCAGAAGGGCTGCCCAGCCCTTGAACAGTGCTGGAGTCCTCATCCCTGGGGGGATTGAGCAGcactgtggatgtggcacttggggacgcAGTCAGCGCTGGCCTGGGCAGCGCTGGGGGATCCTAAAAGCCCtccccaacccaaaccactccccGATCCCAGCaggtttctgtgtgtttgggtagccaggctgtgtgctggggcaggagagaTTTCAGTTCTGCTCTCTTCACAGTCCAGTGGGGCCTGCCCACCATCTCGGCGGCGGGCGTGATCGGCATGCTGAGCGCCGTTGTGGCCAGCATCATCGAGTCCATCGGCGACTACTACGCCTGTGCCCGGCTCTCCtgtgctcctcctcctcccatccATGCCATCAACAGGTCTGTCCCAGCCAGAAGTACCCCCAGTGTCTCGGcctgtttgggtttttgctttttttccccccctttggATAAGCAGGAACGTGCTCTGAGGTGAAATGTTGGTCAAGGTGCAGGGCCAAGGATCTGAAATGCAGGGTGGAACTGGCACCTTGGCTTGTTTTGTTACATTTGAATCCCAGTCCTATTCCTGCTGGAGTCTGTGGAAGTTACCAGCACGATTTCCATGAGGATAGAGCTCTAAACTGGTTCTGGAATTGGGGCTGTCAGAATCACCTGGAATGCAGTTTAGAAACAAAGAGCAGTTCTGAAGTTTTGcttgaatttttaatataatttcctCAGTTTAAGAACATGGGGATCTAAGACTCAGGAGACAGAACCCCAGTGTGTTTCCCAGGTGTGTTGGAGCTTGAAACATGAATTGCAGTAATTCCATGGTGGAGCAGATGCCCCTGTGGCATTCAGGCATGGGGCACCCTCGCAGTGGATGTGTGCCTGCACCAAGGTGACTCCTGTGTTCTCTTTGGGATTTACAGGGGGATTTTCATCGAGGGCCTCTCCTGTGTTCTGGATGGAGTCTTTGGGACAGGGAATGGAtccacctcctccagccccaaCATTGGGGTCCTGGGCATCACAAAGGTGAAGTGCTTTGCTGTGAGCCCTCAGGGGCTCGAGTGTTCCTTGTGTTCATGATCCTCTTCAAGCAGACCATTCTGCTCCATTCCTGTGCACACAAACTTCCCAGATCATTCTGAGTGTGCCTGACTGTCTGTACCAGCTCTTGTCTGAGGGAAATGCATTACTGTGCATCAGGACCTCGGAAATCCTTTTATTCCGAGGAAAAGGCAGTTGGAATCCCCATAAAGCAGATGCTGCTGCACAAACTGTCTCTTGGAAAACCCAGGCAGCATTCCAGGGCTCTGGGGTGATTTGAGTTGAGGCATAAACACTGTAAACTGTGTAGAAATTGCTGCTTTTTGGATGTCTTGGCTCTGAAAGCATCAGTAGGAAGTGACTTTTTAATGCCTCACTTACACACAGTAAAATGCAACGTGAGGTGCTTGGGCTTTACTGGGACgtggcactggcacaggggctgcagccaaggTCATTTCAGAGTTAAATGTACCCTAAATGTTCGGGTTTAAGGCTTAGGGGTTTACCTATTTCTGGTGGTGTTGCTCAACAAAACGTGTGAGTGCTTGAGGAGCTCCTTTGCTCACGTGTGGGGCTGGATCTGTGCCTGGATGAGCTGGGTTGGCTGCAGAGAGATCTGCCTGGTATTGTTAATTTAACCTTGgtaagaaacagcagcagcattgctAAGAGTGATTTATGTTGTAAATGGATCCATCTCGTTGGGTGTTCAATGTGGGAGCCATAAACCCTTCGTGCAAGGGTAGAAAATGTCTGTCCTCCACTGGCAGTAACTCATCCCCCTGGCCTGATGACATATAAATGCTGTATTTGTCCTCAGCCCTCCCTTGTGCTGCACAAAGGGTGattctgctgggtttggggtgcaaTTCAACACTAACAGCACCATCTGCTGTCCGTGCCAGTCGCCATCCAGCTGCCCGTGGAAATCTCCTAGGAGAGAAGTTCTGcttgggaaaaaaccctaaagaaagGTTTCTTCTGTTCTGCTCCCTTCCTATTGTTACTTCGTGGGGGTTGAGATGAATTAACAGCACTTTTTGTGAGCAGCCCACAGAAATGAGTGTGCATTTCATGCTGGGTCTGTGGAAAGTTGAAggggcagctgtggcagggagtgGAGCTGCCCAgagtggcacagctgcagcaggctgTGCTCTTGTTCCCCTGCCTGCACATTCAttccccaaaacccagcagttCTTCAGCTTTAGACAGAATTTTGGCTCAGAGATGCTCTGCTGTTGATTTGGGAGAGGAAATCTTCAGTGGTGCATCACCAGGGTGCTTCCCTCCCTCGAAATTGATGTATAATTACACTTAGAATTTAAATTCTGCTGGAtggaggtgctgcagagccTTTGAGCCAGTGTGTGTTTTACTTGATGAGAGCAAGATCAATTAACTCTGATTAGCTGGGGCTAAAGCAGCTCTTGCCATAGTGGTGATGCTGAAATGGAGGCTCCAGGTACCATTTGATGCACTCCAAAATAATcactgtgtgtgtctgtgggaaTAAATACAGAGCCTGAGCTAAATGCTGCCTGGGATGTTTTCAGTAGCTTTCCAGAGGAGCTTAATTTGTTTGCATAAATAAATGTCAACTATCATGCAGCTTTTCAAAGGATTTGCTTGTTTGGCAGGAAGAGAATTGTAGGGCAGGATCTCAGTGGCCCTGCAGAAATGAATATTTCTATAGAGAGCAGAGAAAGGTGCCAGCCAAATTCTGTTGTAATTCCTGTTGATGGTGTAGCAGAGCTCTGTTTGCAGGGGAaggagctctcctggagctcagcagtgaggaaTGTGGGGCAAGGAAGGACTTCTCCCTCCTCAGGCCTGTTGGGTCTGTAGTTTCTCATTTCTCTCATTTAGCTCAGTCACACATGATGAACAAatggatattttctttttgaaccCTGCTGCTCTGTACCAGGGGACCTGCAAAGGGCTTTTCTAGAACCCATCTTAATGTAAAGGAGTTTTTGTTGCCCCTGGGGCTCCTCTTGTGGCAGTAGAAGATGTTAAAATACCAACTTCAGGTTTAGCCACTACCCCTGCACCACAGAGAGCCACTGCCTGCTTGAATcttaaattcttaaaataaaattgggaAGGAAGTGCAGGCCCTTGGTTTCAGTGTTAGCACATCCCTGATTTGCATTCAGCCCTGCTCTCTGAGGGTGTCACAAAACCAGCTGCTAAGCTAAGCCTAAaattcctgcccctccttcccaACACCTAGGAGCTGTTTCACCTattcctgtgtccccaggcagcagcacagggaatttatttgatattttacaTTTGCCATCTCTCCTCGGCATGGTTTGCACCACCTTTCCTGCTGACTGTGGTAGCTCCAGATGGTTTCAGGGCTGGCCTGGGGAGGCTGGGcttggctgcagagcagctgtggctcagcccagccctccGGCACCCAAACGAAACGCACACAGGATGGGAGCCGGGAACGAGCTGAAATTAAACCTGACCTACACAACCCAGCAGCAGGTGCGAGGCTGGGCTGAGTGCAGAGCTCacccctgtgtcctgtcctgttTCCCTGCAGGTTGGGAGCCGCAGGGTGATCCAGTACGGAGCAGCCttcatgctgctgctgggcatggTGGGCAAGTTCAGCGCGCTCTTCGCATCGTTGCCCGACCCCGTGCTGGGGGCTCTCTTCTGCACCCTCTTCGGTAAGGGGCTTTGGTGTTTGCTGTTTCTGAGGAATATTTGATCACAGGAACCCATGTGCTCCTCCAGACACGCTTTGGGTAGTGAAAAAGAGGAGTCCTTTTGTGCAAAAGAATATCCAAAACACAAAGCGAGTGTTACCGGCTTGCTTTACATTCAGCCTAACAGGAGGAAATCTCCAGAGAAAGGAGTGACATTTTCCTAGCAATCTACCAAAATCTTCTCTTTCTGGTTGCAATTGACTGTGGTTTCCTGGTGCACTGGTTCTCAGGTTTGCTAGTTTCTAAACATATGGActgaaagcaagaagaaaaaaaagcagttgaTGTGCTATTAACTTTGCACTTTTCTGACAAACCATTCCTAATGTACTGGGAGGTATCCTTCAGGGatatttttctgggtttttttgaagaaaaagacttACCTGAAAGCTGGTCTTTGGGGTGTTTTGTGTTCAGGGATGATCACGGCCGTGGGTCTGTCCAACCTGCAGTTCATCGATCTCAATTCTTCTCGGAATCTCTTCGTGCTGGGATTTTCCATCTTCTTTGGGCTCGTCCTCCCCAGCTATCTCAAACAGAACCCCCTGGTCACAGGTACGTGGTCCTGCTCCTCCACATCAACATTTCTGCCTTGTGCTCATGTGGAAAATCCATCAGGTACAGAGGGTCAGGAAGAGGAACCCCAAATTATGGAGGAAAACCCCAAATTACAgaggaaaaacccaaattaCGCAGACAGGAAAGGCTGTAGGTCCAGAcaagctctgtgtgtgttcagAGGAGAATTCTTTGGGAGGCTGAGACCTGCAGGGAATGTTC from Vidua macroura isolate BioBank_ID:100142 chromosome 28, ASM2450914v1, whole genome shotgun sequence includes these protein-coding regions:
- the SLC23A2 gene encoding solute carrier family 23 member 2 isoform X1, whose amino-acid sequence is MQVLDVLEPMGIGKNTTSKAVEAGGSTEGKYEDEPKHPTFFTLPVVINGGATSSTDQDTEDTELMAIYTTENGIAEKSSLAETLDSSGSLDAQRTDMIYTIEDVPPWYLCIFLGLQHYLTCFSGTIAVPFLLADAMCVGFDQWATSQLIGTIFFCVGITTLLQTTFGCRLPLFQASAFAFLAPARAILSLEKWKCNNTDLTVANGTAELLHTEHIWYPRIREELGASPRGAPTLAVRSESLKIQGAIIMSSLIEVVIGLLGLPGALLRYIGPLTITPTVALIGLSGFQAAGERAGKHWGIAMLTIFLVLLFSQYARNVKFPLPIYKSKKGWTAYRLQLFKMFPIILAILVSWLLCFIFTVTDVFPPDSSKYGFYARTDARRGVLLVAPWFKVPYPFQWGLPTISAAGVIGMLSAVVASIIESIGDYYACARLSCAPPPPIHAINRGIFIEGLSCVLDGVFGTGNGSTSSSPNIGVLGITKVGSRRVIQYGAAFMLLLGMVGKFSALFASLPDPVLGALFCTLFGMITAVGLSNLQFIDLNSSRNLFVLGFSIFFGLVLPSYLKQNPLVTGIAGIDQVLNVLLTTAMFVGGCVAFVLDNTIPGSPEERGIRKWKKGVGKGSKSLDGMETYDLPFGMNFIKKYRCFSFLPISPTFVGYTWKGFRKSSNCRSSDEDSEATV